In Spirochaeta thermophila DSM 6578, the following proteins share a genomic window:
- a CDS encoding SpiroCoCo family coiled-coil protein, producing MITVMDIVILGLVAAALVVFRQLDRNNRSLEKVRRYADRVKEDLDALVQERTARLRDITIEIDTYQNTLREMLSYMEERLGQIRERDREVGELEKRIQEYDRVLAELVDMTARAEENLSRIRNESEFIDRVGKRVRVVAAQLEKVEKALPGMLKRFAQLNGEQLAQVKAEVQLQARKEVEDLHREVEAARERQEDLAAAVERQGEKLRTLGIEAEALLKERFGELKAALEQEGEGVLERIRGRVEELTGQVETLLQDLARRLAREREGVDGLVEGLRERCRAVAAEHGKALEDAAKRAAALEDQAFARVVALVKKREEGLLSSLERFSGEVAGRVEEVRSGVEEQLSRVRADVGLWEGEARSLLEAKDAQIREWLAGREAALGEALAEVRTSLERKTSELLTEVETWANRVDEELQEVERMVQGKAEEVEAGVFRLEQELGERVEEARERVREEVEGILLRVHQDVEAQTGSLRADAVQQLEALKEELDQARGRVEEVFSDLKEQVDGWTARMEDYTSSLEERISRLTAQAGEFEARQRETFGALERAFQDEAARLREELGRAQEVLREEQERVVGVLEERFRELKGFAAEEGESLRDEVRALLEKRRAEARDMVEHGFAKIRAVLQQREQQVEKELERVLGEAASWEERLSLRMEALEQGVGERVAAMEGRVARLEELQDSRLGGLRTELEARLEEVREGLLADVDGFVQESRDWLERVRGELDATMGGVRERMKEYEAGLRDEVAALEGRVTEWQEGVVRRVEGVDERMRTFEEEGRGRMAQVREDLEQALVRLEQELSGAASAVEERGREMVGAVRSEVERMVREFGREVEAFQERLQGQLGALDERIARWEAEVQERLLGAEERVEGQMGEFEGRVVAFVRTHEERLGEVEGRLEGRVRQVEEQEAALGMRVGEVADEVRRLLASAEERLEAELGALRERMQGRQDEMWKAVEQRGVQREQEVLAALEAQLAEYAGDLEYRMRRVEGVSAQIQDLEDALSRMLEATRERIHQEQERFYQGLKEAGERDREAVFARMEEVRAELGTLQQEVEALKQEAYDRISSRLTAFEEGFFKDLEARGEELGARVAAWEEEFERKLVEVGARQEEERARLEETHTGEMRARLSEFQTRLYSQLERFQDQVGQFEQSLRERLDAQEETLKGFQETIAARIEELRRQSEASVAQELAAHAQRVEEQILSHRADVDQRLDEVRERLRQHETSVEAMLQAAREDLTRWQSDLAAKLSSARGDLSGQIDLLRSQMEESLQIIRETFDAERQQVLDAAEERREALVARLGEVEEGMAVLSGRLDRVTEEAFQAFSERYGALQDRFEQYREEVLQEVEDRTREFKHFLVDTRNQFTTLQQRLFAKLEDDGARLSSTLTEIERRQKAFVEQTRIFDRADHLKEVLERNLALLKEEISRVEAHLKETRSMEGQFQQVKKLGEEVSGRLARFLSERRRIDSLEDDFKRLLGLSQAVDLKLQQITDSHDEIQAIQARLRAIEEAQGQVERAFERLEKRRQVIEVTTEAVDRNFQMIQKIEEELEGYREILDALPERVEEIRIQVERVASEEGQIRAAVEKLGTLDALLDEMEERAGRLQQAREWLARTETRLEEVAKKAEEQVKLLGTLLEGEEKRRKDRGAPTLSERETVIKLARQGWSVEEIARATRLSRGEVELILEIPKQ from the coding sequence ATGATTACCGTGATGGACATTGTCATCCTCGGCCTGGTGGCCGCGGCGCTCGTCGTCTTCCGTCAGCTCGACAGGAACAACCGGAGCCTCGAGAAGGTGAGGAGGTATGCGGACAGGGTGAAGGAGGATCTCGACGCCCTCGTCCAGGAGCGTACGGCGCGGCTCCGCGACATCACCATAGAAATCGACACCTATCAGAATACCCTCCGCGAGATGCTCTCCTACATGGAGGAGCGGCTCGGTCAGATCCGTGAGCGTGACAGGGAGGTGGGTGAGCTCGAGAAGCGGATCCAGGAATACGACAGGGTCCTCGCCGAGCTGGTGGATATGACGGCTCGGGCCGAGGAGAACCTCTCCCGGATCAGGAACGAATCGGAGTTCATTGATCGGGTGGGCAAGCGGGTCCGGGTGGTGGCCGCCCAGCTGGAGAAGGTGGAGAAGGCCCTGCCCGGGATGCTCAAGCGGTTCGCCCAGCTCAACGGTGAGCAGCTCGCCCAGGTGAAGGCCGAGGTGCAGTTGCAGGCGAGGAAGGAGGTGGAGGACCTCCACCGCGAGGTGGAGGCGGCTCGGGAGCGGCAGGAGGATCTCGCTGCGGCCGTGGAGCGCCAGGGCGAGAAACTGCGGACGCTGGGGATCGAGGCCGAGGCCCTCCTCAAGGAGCGGTTCGGCGAGCTCAAGGCGGCCCTCGAGCAGGAGGGGGAGGGTGTGCTGGAGCGGATCCGAGGGCGTGTGGAGGAGCTCACCGGCCAGGTGGAGACGCTCCTCCAGGACCTCGCACGACGTCTCGCCCGGGAGAGGGAAGGGGTGGATGGGCTCGTGGAGGGGCTGCGGGAGCGATGCAGGGCCGTGGCGGCCGAGCATGGGAAGGCTCTGGAGGATGCCGCGAAGCGTGCGGCCGCGCTCGAGGATCAGGCCTTCGCCAGGGTGGTGGCGCTCGTGAAGAAGCGGGAGGAGGGGCTCCTCTCCTCCCTGGAGCGTTTCTCCGGCGAGGTGGCGGGTCGTGTGGAGGAGGTGCGGAGCGGGGTGGAGGAGCAGCTCTCCCGTGTGCGGGCCGATGTGGGGCTCTGGGAGGGGGAGGCGAGGAGCCTCCTGGAGGCGAAGGATGCCCAGATCAGGGAGTGGCTCGCGGGTCGTGAGGCGGCGCTCGGCGAGGCCCTCGCCGAGGTGCGTACGTCGTTGGAGCGCAAGACCTCCGAGCTGCTGACCGAGGTGGAGACGTGGGCGAACCGGGTGGACGAGGAGCTCCAGGAGGTGGAGCGGATGGTGCAGGGCAAGGCGGAGGAGGTGGAGGCCGGGGTGTTCCGGCTGGAGCAGGAGCTCGGGGAGCGGGTCGAGGAAGCGAGGGAGCGGGTGCGGGAGGAGGTGGAGGGGATCCTCCTCAGGGTGCACCAGGACGTGGAGGCCCAGACGGGGAGCCTGCGGGCCGATGCGGTGCAACAGCTCGAGGCCCTCAAGGAGGAACTGGATCAGGCGAGGGGAAGGGTGGAGGAGGTCTTCTCCGACCTCAAGGAGCAGGTGGACGGGTGGACCGCGAGGATGGAGGACTACACGTCTTCCCTTGAGGAGCGGATCTCGCGGCTCACTGCGCAGGCTGGCGAGTTCGAGGCCCGGCAGCGGGAGACGTTCGGGGCATTGGAGCGGGCCTTCCAGGATGAGGCGGCACGCCTCAGGGAGGAGCTGGGACGGGCGCAGGAGGTGCTCAGGGAGGAGCAGGAGCGGGTCGTGGGGGTGTTGGAGGAGCGGTTCAGGGAGCTCAAGGGGTTCGCGGCGGAGGAGGGCGAGTCGCTCAGGGACGAGGTACGTGCGCTGTTGGAGAAGCGGAGGGCCGAGGCGCGTGATATGGTGGAACACGGTTTTGCGAAGATCCGGGCCGTGCTCCAGCAGCGCGAGCAGCAGGTGGAGAAGGAGCTGGAGCGGGTGCTCGGTGAGGCGGCGTCCTGGGAGGAGCGGCTCTCCCTCCGCATGGAGGCCCTGGAGCAGGGGGTGGGGGAGCGTGTGGCTGCGATGGAGGGGCGTGTGGCACGGCTCGAGGAGCTGCAGGACTCGAGGTTGGGTGGGCTCAGGACCGAGCTCGAGGCGCGGCTCGAGGAGGTCAGGGAGGGTCTTCTCGCCGATGTGGACGGGTTCGTCCAGGAGAGCAGGGACTGGCTCGAGCGGGTGAGGGGGGAGCTCGATGCAACGATGGGGGGGGTGAGGGAGCGGATGAAGGAGTACGAGGCAGGGCTTCGGGATGAAGTGGCGGCGTTGGAGGGGCGGGTCACGGAGTGGCAGGAGGGGGTGGTACGGCGTGTGGAAGGGGTGGATGAGCGGATGAGGACCTTCGAGGAGGAGGGGCGTGGGAGGATGGCGCAGGTGCGCGAGGACCTCGAGCAGGCCCTCGTTCGGCTCGAGCAGGAGCTTTCGGGAGCGGCTTCGGCCGTGGAGGAACGCGGACGGGAGATGGTGGGGGCGGTGAGGAGCGAGGTGGAGCGTATGGTCCGGGAGTTCGGCCGGGAGGTGGAAGCCTTCCAGGAGCGTCTCCAGGGTCAGCTCGGAGCGCTCGACGAACGGATCGCCCGGTGGGAGGCCGAGGTGCAGGAGCGGCTCCTCGGGGCGGAGGAGCGTGTGGAGGGCCAGATGGGAGAGTTCGAGGGCAGGGTGGTGGCCTTCGTACGGACGCACGAGGAGCGCCTGGGTGAGGTGGAGGGGCGGCTCGAGGGGAGGGTGCGGCAGGTGGAGGAACAGGAGGCGGCCCTTGGGATGCGGGTGGGCGAGGTGGCGGACGAGGTGCGCAGGCTCCTCGCCTCGGCGGAGGAGCGGCTCGAGGCCGAGCTCGGCGCCTTGAGGGAGCGGATGCAGGGGCGGCAGGATGAGATGTGGAAGGCGGTGGAGCAGCGGGGGGTGCAGAGGGAGCAGGAGGTCCTCGCCGCCTTGGAGGCCCAGCTCGCCGAGTATGCGGGTGACCTGGAGTACCGGATGCGGAGGGTCGAGGGCGTGAGCGCCCAGATCCAGGATCTGGAGGATGCCCTTTCCAGGATGCTGGAGGCCACCAGGGAACGTATCCATCAGGAACAGGAGCGGTTCTACCAGGGGCTCAAGGAGGCCGGCGAGAGGGACAGGGAGGCGGTGTTCGCACGGATGGAGGAGGTTCGTGCCGAGCTCGGAACCCTCCAGCAGGAAGTGGAGGCCCTCAAGCAGGAGGCGTACGATCGTATCTCTTCGAGGCTCACGGCCTTCGAGGAGGGGTTCTTCAAGGACCTCGAGGCCCGCGGCGAGGAGTTGGGAGCGAGGGTCGCTGCATGGGAGGAGGAGTTCGAGCGGAAGCTCGTGGAGGTGGGAGCCCGGCAGGAGGAGGAACGGGCCAGACTCGAGGAAACCCATACCGGAGAGATGCGTGCCAGGCTCTCTGAGTTCCAGACCAGGCTCTACTCCCAGCTGGAGCGCTTTCAAGACCAGGTGGGCCAGTTCGAACAGAGCCTGAGGGAGAGGCTCGACGCCCAGGAGGAGACCCTCAAGGGCTTTCAGGAGACGATCGCAGCGAGGATCGAGGAGCTGCGACGGCAATCCGAGGCTTCGGTGGCCCAGGAGCTCGCCGCCCATGCGCAGAGGGTGGAGGAACAGATCCTCTCCCACCGGGCCGACGTGGATCAGCGTCTCGACGAGGTGCGGGAACGTCTCAGGCAGCACGAGACCTCGGTGGAGGCCATGCTCCAGGCCGCGAGGGAGGACCTGACCCGTTGGCAGTCGGATCTTGCGGCAAAGCTTTCCTCTGCGCGGGGCGACCTCTCCGGCCAGATCGATCTGCTCAGATCACAGATGGAGGAGAGCCTGCAGATCATCAGGGAGACCTTCGATGCGGAGCGCCAGCAGGTCCTCGATGCGGCCGAGGAGCGGAGGGAGGCCCTCGTCGCCCGCCTGGGGGAGGTGGAGGAGGGGATGGCCGTCCTCTCCGGACGCCTCGATCGGGTCACGGAGGAGGCGTTCCAGGCCTTCTCGGAGCGCTACGGTGCCCTCCAGGATCGCTTCGAGCAGTATCGTGAGGAGGTGCTCCAGGAGGTGGAGGACAGGACACGGGAGTTCAAGCATTTCCTGGTGGATACCAGGAACCAGTTCACCACCCTCCAGCAGCGCCTGTTCGCCAAGCTCGAGGATGACGGTGCGCGGCTTTCGTCCACGCTCACCGAGATAGAACGCCGCCAGAAGGCCTTCGTCGAACAGACGAGGATATTCGACCGGGCCGATCACCTCAAGGAGGTGCTCGAGCGCAACCTGGCTCTCCTCAAGGAGGAGATCTCCAGGGTGGAGGCTCACCTCAAGGAGACGAGGAGCATGGAGGGGCAGTTCCAGCAGGTGAAGAAGCTCGGGGAAGAGGTGTCCGGCAGGCTTGCGCGCTTCCTCTCCGAGCGGAGACGCATAGACAGCCTCGAGGACGATTTCAAGCGTCTTCTCGGCCTCTCTCAGGCGGTGGATCTGAAGCTCCAGCAGATCACCGACAGCCACGACGAGATCCAGGCCATCCAGGCCCGACTCAGGGCCATCGAGGAGGCCCAAGGTCAGGTGGAGCGGGCCTTCGAGCGTCTCGAGAAGCGGAGGCAGGTAATCGAGGTGACCACCGAGGCCGTGGATCGCAACTTCCAGATGATCCAGAAGATAGAGGAAGAGCTGGAAGGCTACCGAGAGATCCTGGACGCCCTCCCGGAGCGGGTGGAGGAGATCAGGATCCAGGTGGAGCGGGTGGCGTCGGAGGAGGGGCAGATAAGGGCGGCCGTGGAGAAGCTCGGCACGCTGGATGCGCTGCTTGACGAGATGGAGGAGCGGGCCGGACGTCTCCAGCAGGCGAGGGAGTGGCTCGCCCGTACCGAGACACGCCTCGAGGAGGTGGCGAAAAAGGCGGAGGAGCAGGTGAAGCTCCTGGGAACCCTGCTCGAGGGGGAGGAGAAGCGGAGGAAGGATCGCGGCGCTCCCACGCTCTCGGAGCGGGAGACGGTCATCAAACTCGCACGGCAGGGATGGAGCGTGGAGGAGATCGCGCGTGCCACCAGGCTCAGCAGAGGGGAGGTCGAACTCATCCTCGAGATCCCGAAGCAGTAG
- a CDS encoding HAD family hydrolase: MDLKAIAFDLDGTLYPHYMMYLASLGLGVRHPRLVWHFGRVRSEIRRVRPIDDFRAVQARMLAGRMGISEEEARSLIEEKIYTRWEQSLRRLRPYPHLKEVLAALAEDGYRLAVLSDFPVLAKLEFLGLDGFWDVAMCTEESGYLKPNPEPFLLLAERLGFVPEQILYVGNSYAYDIVGGHAAGLRTAHLVRRPPKGSIADVSFRTYPELLTWVRGMRSS, encoded by the coding sequence ATGGACCTTAAGGCGATCGCATTCGATCTGGACGGTACGCTCTATCCGCACTACATGATGTACCTGGCCTCCCTCGGGCTTGGGGTGAGGCATCCTCGCCTGGTGTGGCACTTCGGACGGGTACGGAGCGAGATCAGGAGGGTGCGGCCCATCGACGACTTCAGGGCCGTACAGGCGAGGATGCTCGCAGGCAGGATGGGCATCTCCGAGGAGGAGGCGCGTTCCCTCATCGAGGAGAAGATCTACACCCGATGGGAGCAATCGCTCAGACGTCTCAGGCCCTACCCTCATCTTAAGGAGGTACTGGCGGCCCTGGCGGAGGATGGGTATCGTCTCGCGGTGCTCTCGGATTTTCCCGTATTGGCCAAGCTGGAGTTCCTCGGGCTCGACGGGTTCTGGGACGTGGCGATGTGCACCGAGGAGTCGGGATACCTCAAACCGAATCCCGAGCCCTTCCTCCTCCTCGCCGAACGGTTGGGTTTCGTGCCGGAACAGATCCTCTACGTGGGCAACAGCTATGCCTATGATATAGTGGGCGGACATGCGGCGGGCCTCAGGACCGCCCACCTCGTACGCAGGCCTCCGAAGGGTTCGATCGCCGACGTGAGTTTCCGCACCTATCCCGAGCTCCTCACGTGGGTGCGGGGCATGCGATCGTCCTGA
- the larB gene encoding nickel pincer cofactor biosynthesis protein LarB: MDRRERMRRLLAAYREGRVPEEEAISRLEELSFVRLGHSTLDMARPVRTGRGEVVFAEGKKTEHLLEIVEVFLSRGENLLVSRVREDQLGPLLERFPRLVYHAEARCCTHVASPPPPCAHRVGVVTGGTSDVPVAEEAAITCEFYGVGVERVYDVGVAGINRLLARLEEMRSLRALVVVAGMEGALPSVVAGLVDRPVIGVPTSVGYGAALEGMTPLLAMLTSCVPGLAVVNIDNGFGAGYLASLIARL; the protein is encoded by the coding sequence GTGGATCGGCGTGAGCGGATGCGTCGTCTGCTGGCCGCCTACCGGGAGGGGCGGGTGCCCGAGGAGGAGGCGATCTCCCGGCTTGAGGAGCTCTCCTTCGTACGGCTCGGACACTCCACGCTCGACATGGCGAGGCCCGTGCGTACGGGTCGGGGCGAGGTGGTCTTCGCGGAGGGGAAGAAGACGGAGCACCTCCTGGAGATCGTGGAGGTCTTTCTCTCGCGGGGGGAGAACCTCCTCGTCTCGCGGGTGAGGGAGGACCAGCTGGGGCCTCTCCTCGAACGGTTCCCACGGCTCGTGTACCATGCCGAGGCGCGGTGCTGTACCCATGTGGCGAGTCCTCCTCCCCCCTGCGCCCACCGTGTGGGGGTGGTCACTGGCGGCACCTCGGATGTGCCGGTGGCCGAGGAGGCTGCGATCACCTGCGAGTTCTACGGGGTGGGGGTGGAGCGGGTCTACGATGTGGGGGTGGCGGGGATCAACCGACTCCTCGCCCGCCTCGAGGAGATGCGCTCCTTGCGTGCGCTGGTGGTGGTGGCCGGGATGGAGGGCGCCCTTCCCAGCGTGGTGGCCGGCCTCGTGGACAGACCGGTGATCGGCGTGCCCACGAGCGTGGGCTACGGCGCCGCCCTCGAGGGGATGACGCCTCTCCTCGCCATGCTCACGAGCTGCGTCCCGGGGCTCGCGGTGGTGAACATCGACAACGGATTCGGTGCGGGCTACCTCGCGAGCCTCATCGCGAGGCTCTGA
- the dnaJ gene encoding molecular chaperone DnaJ, giving the protein MAKRDYYEVLGVPRSATKDEIKRAYRKLALKYHPDRNPGDKEAEEKFKEISEAYEVLSDDRKREAYDKFGFAGLEGMAGGPGGGASGDFSSVFRDFEDLFGGFGDFGDIFDTFFGGGRRSSRARARNERGADLRYDLEVDFLDAAFGRKVEIAYTRHAECSSCDGTGSADGRGRTVCPVCGGAGRVRRSSGFFSITTDCPQCGGAGYVIERPCRVCGGTGVAQKTQRLKVTIPPGVEDGERLHIPQMGDAGPHGGGPGDLYVVIHVRPHPHFKRRGADVYCAVPVSITKAILGGDVLITGLEGRQIKLRIPPGSQHGRVLRIRGEGLPHRHNPSTRGDLYVELHVKVPEHLSAQERELLRQLDALMGDTDSMKPLPADEIMALR; this is encoded by the coding sequence TTGGCAAAACGCGACTACTACGAGGTCCTGGGGGTGCCCAGGAGTGCCACGAAGGATGAGATAAAACGGGCCTACCGGAAGCTCGCCCTCAAGTATCACCCGGACAGGAATCCGGGGGACAAGGAGGCCGAGGAGAAGTTCAAGGAGATAAGCGAGGCCTACGAGGTCCTCTCCGACGACAGGAAGCGGGAGGCCTACGACAAGTTCGGTTTTGCAGGGCTGGAAGGGATGGCCGGAGGCCCGGGAGGCGGTGCCTCCGGCGATTTTTCCTCCGTGTTCCGTGACTTCGAAGACCTCTTCGGCGGATTCGGAGATTTCGGTGACATCTTCGACACCTTCTTCGGAGGGGGGCGACGCTCCTCCCGTGCCCGCGCCCGGAACGAACGGGGGGCGGACCTGCGTTACGACCTGGAGGTGGATTTCCTCGATGCAGCCTTTGGGCGCAAGGTGGAGATCGCCTACACCCGACACGCCGAGTGTTCGAGTTGTGACGGCACGGGATCGGCGGACGGGAGGGGAAGGACGGTCTGCCCGGTCTGCGGTGGTGCGGGGCGTGTGCGGAGGAGTTCCGGCTTCTTCTCCATCACCACGGACTGTCCTCAGTGTGGTGGAGCCGGTTACGTGATAGAGCGTCCCTGCAGGGTGTGCGGGGGGACCGGCGTGGCGCAGAAGACCCAGCGCCTCAAGGTCACCATTCCTCCGGGGGTGGAGGACGGCGAGCGTCTCCACATCCCACAGATGGGGGATGCCGGACCGCACGGCGGGGGGCCGGGCGACCTGTACGTGGTGATCCACGTCCGGCCCCATCCCCACTTCAAGCGGCGCGGAGCCGATGTCTACTGTGCCGTCCCTGTGAGTATCACCAAGGCCATCCTGGGCGGAGATGTCCTCATCACCGGGCTGGAGGGGAGACAGATAAAGCTCCGGATCCCGCCCGGGAGCCAGCACGGTCGTGTGCTCCGCATCAGGGGCGAGGGGCTTCCCCACCGTCACAATCCTTCCACCCGGGGGGATCTCTACGTGGAGCTCCACGTGAAGGTCCCTGAGCATCTCTCGGCTCAGGAGCGGGAGCTCCTCCGGCAACTCGACGCCCTGATGGGGGACACCGATTCGATGAAACCCCTCCCCGCCGACGAGATCATGGCGCTCAGGTGA
- the grpE gene encoding nucleotide exchange factor GrpE, whose protein sequence is MTREKNEELQDKEERMDNEETRPQDEASGDYESSGGGTDIQEGDADHPSAEGEGERELTPEEELASLKERSAALEEENAFLRDAYLRARADFENYKKRMQRETEERAKFLTQKLLEDLLPVLDDFERAIEAAEQTDDVKTLHEGVAMISERLHAVLESRWGLVKFSAAGQPFDPNRHEALQMEEGDFEEPTVIEEYEKGYALHGRILRPARVKVGMPARNRSEETQAVCTQEHTPDTTSEGKGEE, encoded by the coding sequence ATGACACGGGAGAAGAACGAGGAACTCCAGGACAAAGAGGAGCGCATGGATAACGAAGAGACACGACCGCAGGACGAGGCCTCTGGAGACTACGAATCCTCCGGTGGTGGGACCGATATCCAGGAAGGGGATGCGGACCACCCCTCTGCGGAAGGAGAGGGAGAGCGGGAGCTCACCCCTGAGGAGGAACTTGCGAGCCTCAAGGAGCGCAGTGCCGCGCTCGAGGAGGAGAATGCCTTCCTCCGGGACGCGTATCTCAGGGCACGGGCCGACTTCGAGAACTACAAGAAACGCATGCAGCGGGAGACCGAGGAACGGGCGAAGTTCCTCACCCAGAAACTCCTCGAGGATCTCCTCCCCGTACTCGACGACTTCGAGCGGGCGATAGAGGCGGCCGAGCAGACCGATGACGTGAAGACCCTTCACGAGGGTGTGGCCATGATCTCGGAGCGGCTCCATGCGGTTCTCGAGTCCCGATGGGGACTGGTGAAGTTCTCCGCAGCGGGACAGCCCTTCGATCCGAACCGCCACGAGGCCCTTCAGATGGAGGAGGGGGACTTCGAGGAACCCACTGTGATAGAGGAGTACGAAAAGGGCTACGCCCTTCATGGACGCATACTCCGGCCTGCGCGCGTGAAGGTGGGAATGCCTGCGCGCAATCGGTCCGAGGAGACCCAGGCCGTCTGTACTCAGGAACACACGCCGGATACAACTTCCGAAGGAAAAGGAGAGGAGTGA
- the dnaK gene encoding molecular chaperone DnaK: MGKIIGIDLGTTNSCVAVMEGNEPVVIANSEGQRTTPSVVAFLPNGERLVGQPAKNQMITNPENTIYSIKRFMGRQYSEVGEEIRMVPYKVTQDSRGAVRVEVLGKQYSPEEISAAILQKMKKTAEDYLGEPVTEAVITVPAYFNDAQRQATKDAGRIAGLEVKRILNEPTAAALAYGLGKDQSKEQKIAVFDLGGGTFDISILELGDGVFEVKSTNGDTHLGGDDFDQRIIEWLVENFKKDYGIDLSQDRMALQRLKEAAEKAKKELSTLQETEINLPFITADASGPKHLRYTLTRAKFEQLIEDLLERTKGPCHNALKDAGLKPEDVDVVILVGGSTRIPAVQRIVKEIFGKEPHKGVNPDEVVAMGAAIQAGIIAGDVKDVLLLDVIPLSLGIETLGGVFTKIIERNTTIPTRKTQIFSTATDNQTAVTIHVLQGEREMASQNRSLARFDLVGIPPAPRGVPQIEVTFDVDANGILHVSAKDLATGKEQKIRVEPTSGLNEAEIQRMIREAEANAEADRKARERAEARNEADNLIYYTEKTLRELGDKVGATDREQIEKAIADLKAVMDSGSTEEIKAKVEVLRQASYKIAEEVYKRAQAGGDVSGGAQGASGKGDVEDADYEVVDDNK, encoded by the coding sequence ATGGGAAAGATCATAGGAATCGACCTTGGAACCACCAACTCGTGTGTCGCCGTGATGGAAGGGAACGAACCGGTGGTGATCGCCAATTCCGAGGGACAGCGGACCACGCCTTCCGTGGTGGCCTTCCTTCCCAATGGTGAGCGGCTGGTGGGGCAGCCAGCGAAGAACCAGATGATCACCAACCCGGAGAACACCATCTATTCCATCAAGCGGTTCATGGGGCGCCAGTACAGCGAGGTGGGCGAGGAGATCAGGATGGTGCCCTACAAGGTGACCCAGGATTCCCGCGGGGCCGTCCGGGTGGAAGTCCTCGGGAAGCAGTATTCCCCCGAGGAGATCTCCGCGGCCATCCTCCAGAAGATGAAGAAGACGGCCGAGGACTATCTCGGAGAACCCGTGACCGAGGCCGTGATCACCGTGCCGGCCTACTTCAACGATGCCCAGCGTCAGGCGACCAAGGACGCGGGGCGCATCGCGGGGCTCGAGGTGAAGCGTATCCTCAACGAGCCCACGGCAGCGGCCCTCGCCTACGGGCTCGGCAAGGATCAGTCCAAGGAGCAGAAGATCGCGGTCTTCGACCTTGGGGGCGGTACGTTCGACATCTCCATCCTCGAGCTGGGGGACGGCGTGTTCGAGGTGAAGTCCACCAACGGTGACACCCACCTCGGGGGCGACGATTTCGACCAGCGGATCATCGAGTGGCTGGTGGAGAACTTCAAGAAGGACTACGGCATCGACCTCTCCCAGGACAGGATGGCCCTCCAGCGCCTCAAGGAGGCGGCGGAGAAGGCGAAGAAGGAGCTCTCCACCCTCCAGGAGACCGAGATCAACCTGCCGTTCATCACGGCCGATGCGTCGGGGCCGAAGCACCTCAGGTATACCCTCACGCGGGCGAAGTTCGAGCAGCTCATCGAGGACCTCCTCGAGCGTACCAAGGGCCCGTGCCACAATGCCCTCAAGGATGCAGGCCTCAAGCCCGAGGATGTCGACGTGGTGATCCTCGTGGGTGGCTCCACGCGTATCCCCGCGGTCCAGCGGATCGTGAAGGAGATCTTCGGCAAGGAGCCGCACAAGGGTGTGAACCCCGATGAGGTGGTGGCCATGGGGGCGGCGATCCAGGCGGGTATCATCGCGGGAGACGTGAAGGACGTGCTCCTCCTCGATGTGATTCCCCTCTCGCTCGGTATCGAGACCCTGGGCGGGGTCTTCACTAAGATCATCGAGAGGAACACGACCATCCCCACCAGGAAGACGCAGATCTTCTCCACCGCCACGGACAATCAGACCGCGGTGACGATCCACGTGCTCCAGGGTGAGCGCGAGATGGCATCGCAGAACAGGAGCCTCGCGCGGTTCGACCTCGTGGGTATTCCTCCTGCCCCGCGTGGGGTGCCTCAGATCGAGGTGACCTTCGACGTGGACGCCAACGGTATCCTCCATGTCTCGGCGAAGGATCTCGCCACCGGCAAGGAACAGAAGATCCGTGTGGAGCCGACCTCCGGACTCAACGAGGCGGAGATCCAGCGCATGATCAGGGAGGCCGAGGCGAACGCAGAGGCCGACAGGAAGGCCCGTGAACGCGCGGAGGCCAGGAACGAGGCGGACAACCTCATCTACTATACTGAGAAGACCCTTCGGGAGCTGGGTGACAAGGTGGGCGCGACTGACAGGGAACAGATAGAGAAGGCGATCGCGGATCTCAAGGCGGTGATGGATTCGGGTTCCACCGAGGAGATCAAGGCGAAGGTCGAGGTGTTGCGCCAGGCTTCGTACAAGATCGCCGAGGAGGTCTACAAGCGGGCCCAGGCCGGCGGCGATGTCTCCGGTGGTGCTCAGGGTGCTTCCGGGAAGGGCGATGTGGAAGATGCGGACTACGAGGTCGTGGACGACAACAAATAA